The window GCTACAGGACATCAAGGACTATCTGACAAAGCAATGTTAGGGATTCTTGGTTCTCCACACATGTTTGATTCGCCAATTAAATCAATAAATTATGTGGAATGTCACGATAATTTAACTTTATTTGATACACTCTCATTTAATTATGATAAATTGGAGGTAAAACAAATATACCAAGATTTAAATAACCATTTAATCGCAATTTCACAAGGGGTTCCTTTTTACCATGCAGGACAAGAAATGTATCGTTCAAAAAATGGTGTAGAAAATTCTTATAATAGTTCAGATGAAATTAACTCAATTAAGTGGTATGATTATAAGAGCATTAGTAAGTTTAGACAAATTTTAAAAATAAGAAAGCTACATAGTGTATATCGTTTTGATAAATATGTTAAAAAAGGTATTTCAATTGAAAAGATTGAAAACTATATTTACTATGAATTACAAACAAAAGACTACACATTATCGCACTATATTAAAAATGATTTTAAAAAATCTACGCTACCTAATGATGGAAAATTAATATTTACTTCACAAAAAGTAAATAAACAAAATGGCTTTATCTACGCAGATAAACCTGGTGTTTATATTATTAAAAGAAAGAGATAAATGTATGGAAAAGTATTATATTGGCATTGATGTTGGTGGAACCAACGTAAGAATGGGATTGGTAGACGAAAAAAATAATATCTTATTTGAAGAAAAGCATAAATCTCAACCAATCGCACATAAATTAGATGAAGTAGTAAAGGATTTTGTAAATAAATATAAAAATGATTATCATATCGTAGCAATTTCTATGGGATTCCCTGGCTTAGTTGATCAAGAAACTAGAGCTGTCATTGATACGCCTAATATTAGAGCGTTAGAAGGCAATTACTTGATGAAACTAGAACAAGAATTAAATATTCCAATCATATTAGGTAATGATGTGAATTATTTATTAATGTATGATGCTGAATATTTCAATATCAATCCAAAACAATCTGTTTTAGGATTTTACCTTGGAACAGGATTTGGAAATGCGATTCGTATTAAAGATGAATTATACCAAGGAGATAATGGGGCGGCTGGAGAAATTGGGCATGTACCTCAATACTTAAATGGTATTAACTACAACGATAAACAAAGTGATTTAGAAAGTTATGTTTCTGGATTTAAATTAGTGGAAATTCATAAAAAACATTTTAATCAAACACCTTTTGAAAGATTATTTATAGATCACTTTGATTCAAAAGAAATTCAAGATTATTTACACTTGTTAGGTTTTTATATTGCAGCAGAAATTACGATTTTAGATATTGCCACCATTATTTTAGGTGGTGGTGTGATTATGAGTGAACAATTCCCTCGCGAGTATTTAGAAAAAATTGTAAAACGTAATTTACATGCAAAAGTAACTGTAGATAAATTAAAGTTCTATTATGCTGAATCACAAGCAAATTCAGGTATCTTAGGTGCTACTATTTACGCAAAAAACTATTTAAGTAAAAATCAAAAATAAAAGGGGAACTTATGAAAGTCTTACTTTATTCAAGTAATCAAAAACTTAAGAAAAAATCGGGAATTGGAAGAGCATTCTATCACCAAAGAAAGGCACTAGATTCTGCGGGAGTTTCATATACCCTTGACCCAAAAGATACATTTGATGTTGTTCATATTAACTCAGGAAGTCCAAAAGATATTAAACGCTTTAAGAAAAAAGCACCAGTTTTAGTACATGGACACTCTACGTATCAAGATTTTAGAAGAAGTTTTAGATTATGGCGCTTTATTGAACCATTCTTTGCCAAACACCTACAAAACACATATGGTATTGCTGATCTAATTGTTACACCAACAAAATACTCTAAATATTTAATTGAAAGTATGCACGTTGTGAAGGCTCCTGTGCTCGCTATTTCTAACGGTATTGATTTAGATGCATACAAACCAGATGTAAACAAAGTGAAGGCTTTTAAAGAAAGATTTAATATTAAAGAAGGCGATAAGGTCGTTATTGGTGTAGGACTTTTATTTGAGCGCAAAGGACTCCATGATTTCTTTGAAGTTGCAAGAATGATGCCTGATTATAAGTTTATTTGGTTTGGTCATCTAAACAAAATCTTACGCACGCACTTTATTAATAAGGCAATTAAGCATAGACCAAATAATGCAATTATGGCAGGATATGTTGATGGTGATGTGATTAAAGGTGCATATCAATGTGCAAATGTTATGTTCTTTCCAACTTATGAAGAAACCGAAGGTATTGTTGTCTTAGAAGCTATGGCTTCAAAAACACCAATTATTACACGTGATATACCCGTATATTACGATTGGTTACAAGACAAAACGCACGTGTTAAAAGGAAATAACAATCAGGAATTCAAATCATTAATTGAATATGTATCTCAAAATGATTTATCTGAAATGACAGATAATGCTTTTGAAG of the Acholeplasma hippikon genome contains:
- the alsK gene encoding allose kinase, coding for MEKYYIGIDVGGTNVRMGLVDEKNNILFEEKHKSQPIAHKLDEVVKDFVNKYKNDYHIVAISMGFPGLVDQETRAVIDTPNIRALEGNYLMKLEQELNIPIILGNDVNYLLMYDAEYFNINPKQSVLGFYLGTGFGNAIRIKDELYQGDNGAAGEIGHVPQYLNGINYNDKQSDLESYVSGFKLVEIHKKHFNQTPFERLFIDHFDSKEIQDYLHLLGFYIAAEITILDIATIILGGGVIMSEQFPREYLEKIVKRNLHAKVTVDKLKFYYAESQANSGILGATIYAKNYLSKNQK
- the dgs gene encoding processive diacylglycerol alpha-glucosyltransferase, coding for MKVLLYSSNQKLKKKSGIGRAFYHQRKALDSAGVSYTLDPKDTFDVVHINSGSPKDIKRFKKKAPVLVHGHSTYQDFRRSFRLWRFIEPFFAKHLQNTYGIADLIVTPTKYSKYLIESMHVVKAPVLAISNGIDLDAYKPDVNKVKAFKERFNIKEGDKVVIGVGLLFERKGLHDFFEVARMMPDYKFIWFGHLNKILRTHFINKAIKHRPNNAIMAGYVDGDVIKGAYQCANVMFFPTYEETEGIVVLEAMASKTPIITRDIPVYYDWLQDKTHVLKGNNNQEFKSLIEYVSQNDLSEMTDNAFEVVKERTLEKVGQELKGAYQQTIETRKIKK